One window of the Oncorhynchus mykiss isolate Arlee chromosome 5, USDA_OmykA_1.1, whole genome shotgun sequence genome contains the following:
- the LOC110523920 gene encoding molybdopterin synthase sulfur carrier subunit, translating into MTIEVSVFYFAKSAELTGLKSETIRVASELTTVELWQGLVSRHPRLSAVRDSVVLAVRQEYLALGDVRVSLRDGDEVAVIPPLSGG; encoded by the exons ATGACTATCGAG GTGTCAGTGTTCTATTTCGCCAAAAGTGCCGAGCTGACGGGACTCAAATCGGAGACGATCAGGGTCGCCTCAGAACTGACGACCGTCGAGCTGTGGCAAGGCCTTGTCAGCAGACACCCCAG ACTATCTGCTGTGCGCGATTCAGTTGTTTTGGCTGTGCGACAGGAGTACCTGGCCCTTGGGGACGTGCGTGTGAGCCTTAGGGATGGGGATGAGGTTGCTGTCATTCCGCCGTTAAGTGGAGGATAA
- the fstb gene encoding follistatin b isoform X1 — translation MFRMLQTPQLRQGVIALFMWFTHFMEDHKVQAGNCWLQQGKNGRCQVLYMSGMTREDCCRSGRLGTAWTEEDVPNSTLFRWMIFNGGAPNCIPCKDGPIMYDDRFLHPSIHPSIHPPNHPSIHPSISETCDSVDCGPGKRCKMNKRNKPRCVCAPDCSNVTGHGSVCGSDGKSYRDECTMLRARCRNHPNLEVQYHGRCRKTCHGVRCPGSASCVVDQTNNAYCVTCNHQCPEVTSPDQYLCGNDGVVYASSCHLRRATCILGRSIGVAYEGKCIDARSCEDIVCRGAKSCLWDEASGRGRCSVCDEACPDSRHAESVCASDNNTYPSECSMRQAACAQQRLLEVKHSGSCNCLNQV, via the exons ATGTTTAGGATGCTACAAACACCGCAGCTCCGCCAAGGCGTCATTGCGCTTTTCATGTGGTTCACTCACTTTATGGAGGACCACAAAGTCCAGG CCGGTAACTGCTGGTTGCAGCAGGGTAAGAACGGCCGGTGCCAGGTGCTCTACATGTCCGGGATGACCCGGGAGGACTGCTGCCGGAGTGGTCGTCTGGGCACGGCCTGGACCGAGGAAGACGTGCCCAACAGCACGCTGTTCCGGTGGATGATCTTCAATGGAGGCGCGCCTAATTGCATACCTTGTAAAG ACGGACCCATTATGTATGATGACCGGTTcctccatccgtccatccatccatccatccatccacccaaccatccatccatccatccatccatttcaGAAACATGCGACAGCGTCGACTGTGGTCCTGGGAAGAGATGCAAGATGAACAAGAGGAACAagcctaggtgtgtgtgtgctccggACTGCTCCAACGTCACAGGGCATGGGTCCGTCTGTGGGTCCGATGGAAAGTCCTACAGGGACGAGTGCACCATGCTCAGGGCCCGGTGCAGAAACCATCCCAACTTGGAGGTCCAGTACCACGGGCGCTGCCGCA AGACATGTCATGGGGTCCGCTGTCCCGGTAGCGCGTCGTGTGTCGTGGACCAGACGAATAACGCCTACTGTGTGACATGTAATCACCAGTGTCCAGAGGTGACGTCCCCAGACCAGTACCTGTGTGGGAACGATGGTGTTGTTTACGCCAGCTCCTGCCACCTGAGGAGAGCCACGTGCATCTTGGGAAGGTCCATTGGTGTGGCCTACGAAGGGAAATGCATTG ACGCCAGGTCATGCGAGGACATTGTGTGTCGGGGAGCAAAGAGTTGTCTGTGGGATGAAGCGAGTGGCCGCGGACGCTGCTCCGTGTGCGATGAAGCGTGTCCAGATAGTCGGCATGCCGAGAGTGTGTGCGCCAGTGACAACAACACCTACCCCAGCGAGTGTTCCATGAGGCAGGCCGCCTGTGCTCAGCAGCGCCTCCTGGAGGTCAAACACTCAGGATCCTGCAACT GTTTAAACCAGGTTTAA
- the fstb gene encoding follistatin b isoform X2 produces MFRMLQTPQLRQGVIALFMWFTHFMEDHKVQAGNCWLQQGKNGRCQVLYMSGMTREDCCRSGRLGTAWTEEDVPNSTLFRWMIFNGGAPNCIPCKETCDSVDCGPGKRCKMNKRNKPRCVCAPDCSNVTGHGSVCGSDGKSYRDECTMLRARCRNHPNLEVQYHGRCRKTCHGVRCPGSASCVVDQTNNAYCVTCNHQCPEVTSPDQYLCGNDGVVYASSCHLRRATCILGRSIGVAYEGKCIDARSCEDIVCRGAKSCLWDEASGRGRCSVCDEACPDSRHAESVCASDNNTYPSECSMRQAACAQQRLLEVKHSGSCNCLNQV; encoded by the exons ATGTTTAGGATGCTACAAACACCGCAGCTCCGCCAAGGCGTCATTGCGCTTTTCATGTGGTTCACTCACTTTATGGAGGACCACAAAGTCCAGG CCGGTAACTGCTGGTTGCAGCAGGGTAAGAACGGCCGGTGCCAGGTGCTCTACATGTCCGGGATGACCCGGGAGGACTGCTGCCGGAGTGGTCGTCTGGGCACGGCCTGGACCGAGGAAGACGTGCCCAACAGCACGCTGTTCCGGTGGATGATCTTCAATGGAGGCGCGCCTAATTGCATACCTTGTAAAG AAACATGCGACAGCGTCGACTGTGGTCCTGGGAAGAGATGCAAGATGAACAAGAGGAACAagcctaggtgtgtgtgtgctccggACTGCTCCAACGTCACAGGGCATGGGTCCGTCTGTGGGTCCGATGGAAAGTCCTACAGGGACGAGTGCACCATGCTCAGGGCCCGGTGCAGAAACCATCCCAACTTGGAGGTCCAGTACCACGGGCGCTGCCGCA AGACATGTCATGGGGTCCGCTGTCCCGGTAGCGCGTCGTGTGTCGTGGACCAGACGAATAACGCCTACTGTGTGACATGTAATCACCAGTGTCCAGAGGTGACGTCCCCAGACCAGTACCTGTGTGGGAACGATGGTGTTGTTTACGCCAGCTCCTGCCACCTGAGGAGAGCCACGTGCATCTTGGGAAGGTCCATTGGTGTGGCCTACGAAGGGAAATGCATTG ACGCCAGGTCATGCGAGGACATTGTGTGTCGGGGAGCAAAGAGTTGTCTGTGGGATGAAGCGAGTGGCCGCGGACGCTGCTCCGTGTGCGATGAAGCGTGTCCAGATAGTCGGCATGCCGAGAGTGTGTGCGCCAGTGACAACAACACCTACCCCAGCGAGTGTTCCATGAGGCAGGCCGCCTGTGCTCAGCAGCGCCTCCTGGAGGTCAAACACTCAGGATCCTGCAACT GTTTAAACCAGGTTTAA